One genomic region from Anthonomus grandis grandis chromosome 1, icAntGran1.3, whole genome shotgun sequence encodes:
- the LOC126739168 gene encoding larval cuticle protein A2B-like: MAAKFFILAALVAAARGGVIAGPAAVVAAPQVLAKVSDAAFDPNPQYSFAYDVQDSLTGDSKSQIENRNGDIVQGQYSLVDPDGTRRIVDYTADPVNGFNAVVRKAPLTVAAPVVVPAPTPVLAARSAPLVAQPVAYPTFPAAPVARLAAPINYAYV; this comes from the exons ATGGCAGCTAAG ttttttattttggcggCTTTGGTAGCAGCAGCCAGGGGTGGAGTGATAGCCGGCCCAGCAGCCGTAGTAGCAGCCCCCCAAGTACTCGCCAAAGTTTCCGATGCAGCTTTTGATCCAAACCCGCAGTACTCGTTTGCTTACGACGTCCAAGACAGTTTGACCGGAGATAGCAAGAGCCAAATTGAAAATAGAAATGGTGATATTGTTCAGGGACAATACAGTCTTGTTGACCCCGATGGTACTAGAAGGATTGTGGATTACACCGCTGACCCAGTAAACGGATTTAACGCCGTAGTAAGAAAAGCTCCTTTGACTGTTGCTGCTCCAGTAGTTGTACCAGCTCCAACTCCAGTTTTAGCTGCAAGGTCTGCTCCTTTAGTAGCTCAGCCAGTTGCTTATCCCACTTTCCCAGCCGCTCCAGTAGCAAGGCTAGCTGCTCCAATTAACTATGCCTacgtttaa